A part of Miscanthus floridulus cultivar M001 chromosome 6, ASM1932011v1, whole genome shotgun sequence genomic DNA contains:
- the LOC136456286 gene encoding carbonic anhydrase 2-like, whose product MGGCCCCFLDRKPPRENPMAMHQEQLIGRGSSAADYPYPAPMVTYSEGLGAAERLKAGFRTFKKNVYDQNPKLFGQLKSAQSPKYMVFACSDSRVCPSVTLDLKPGEAFTVRNIASLVPAYKQNVHCNIGSAIEYAVTILKVECILVIGHSCCGGIRALLSLKEDRPHTYFIENWVKIGLDIKKKVERIHGFLPFDEQCTKLEIEAVNLSLRNLKTYPFVMDRLAKGTLKLIGARYDFVCGTFQTWNA is encoded by the exons ATggggggctgctgctgctgcttcctcGATCGAAAGCCTCCGCGGGAAAACCCGATGGCGATGCATCAGGAACAGCTCATCGGGCGCGGATCGAGCGCTGCCGACTACCCCTACCCAGCACCGATGGTCACGTACAGCGAG GGGCTGGGCGCTGCAGAGAGATTGAAGGCTGGGTTCCGGACGTTTAAAAAGAACGTCTACGA TCAGAACCCAAAGTTGTTCGGTCAGCTCAAGTCTGCCCAGTCGCCGAAG TACATGGTGTTTGCATGCTCTGACTCGCGTGTCTGTCCATCAGTGACCCTTGACCTAAAGCCAGGAGAAGCCTTTACTGTCCGTAATATTGCCAGCCTGGTCCCAGCCTACAAGCAG AATGTGCACTGCAATATCGGTTCAGCCATCGAGTATGCTGTGACCATCCTCAAG GTTGAGTGTATTTTGGTTATTGGTCACAGCTGCTGTGGTGGAATCAGGGCACTCCTCTCTTTGAAGGAAGATAGACCACACACCTA CTTCATTGAAAACTGGGTCAAGATCGGTCTGGatatcaagaagaaggtggagagaATACATGGCTTTCTGCCTTTTGATGAACAATGCACCAAGTTGGAAATT GAGGCCGTCAATTTGTCCCTTAGAAACCTGAAGACCTACCCATTTGTCATGGATAGATTGGCCAAGGGAACACTCAAACTCATCGGTGCTCGCTACGACTTTGTTTGTGGCACCTTCCAGACTTGGAATGCCTGA
- the LOC136456288 gene encoding carbonic anhydrase, chloroplastic-like, protein MADAVERLKTGFEQFKADVYDKKPELFEPLKAHQSPKYMVFACSDSRVCPSVTLGLHPGEAFAVRNIASMVPPYDKTKYAGVGSAIEYAVCALKVEVIVVIGHSRCGGIKALLSLEDGAPDKFHFVEEWVRIGAPAKTKVQADHASVPFEDQCSILEKEAVNVSLENLKTYPFVKEGLEKGTLKLVGGHYDFVNGKFETWDP, encoded by the exons ATGGCGGACGCCGTCGAGCGCTTGAAGACCGGGTTCGAGCAGTTCAAGGCCGATGTCTACGA CAAGAAGCCGGAGCTGTTCGAGCCACTCAAGGCGCACCAGTCACCCAAG TACATGGTGTTCGCCTGCTCCGACTCCCGCGTGTGCCCGTCGGTGACCCTGGGCCTGCACCCCGGCGAGGCCTTCGCCGTCCGCAACATCGCCAGCATGGTGCCACCCTACGACAAG ACCAAGTACGCCGGCGTCGGGTCCGCCATCGAGTACGCCGTGTGCGCCCTCAAGGTGGAGGTCATCGTCGTCATCGGCCACAGCCGCTGCGGCGGGATCAAGGCGCTGCTCTCCCTCGAGGACGGCGCGCCAGACAAGTT CCACTTCGTCGAGGAATGGGTCAGGATCGGCGCCCCGGCCAAGACTAAGGTGCAGGCCGACCACGCCTCGGTGCCTTTCGAAGACCAATGCTCCATCCTCGAGAAG GAGGCCGTCAACGTGTCCCTTGAGAACCTCAAGACCTACCCGTTCGTCAAGGAAGGGCTGGAGAAAGGGACCCTCAAGCTAGTCGGCGGCCACTACGACTTCGTCAATGGAAAGTTCGAGACATGGGACCCCTAA
- the LOC136456289 gene encoding carbonic anhydrase, chloroplastic-like, translated as MVFACSDSRVCPSVTLDLKPGEAFTVRNIASLVPAYKQNVHCNIGSAIEYAVTILKVECILVIGHSCCGGIRALLSLKEDRPHTYFIENWVKIGLDIKKKVERIHGFLPFDEQCTKLEIEAVNLSLRNLKTYPFVMDRLAKGTLKLIGARYDFVCGTFQTWNA; from the exons ATGGTGTTTGCATGCTCTGACTCGCGTGTCTGTCCATCAGTGACCCTTGACCTAAAGCCAGGAGAAGCCTTTACTGTCCGTAATATTGCCAGCCTGGTCCCAGCCTACAAGCAG AATGTGCACTGCAATATCGGTTCAGCCATCGAGTATGCTGTGACCATCCTCAAG GTTGAGTGTATTTTGGTTATTGGTCACAGCTGCTGTGGTGGAATCAGGGCACTCCTCTCTTTGAAGGAAGATAGACCACACACCTA CTTCATTGAAAACTGGGTCAAGATCGGTCTGGatatcaagaagaaggtggagagaATACATGGCTTTCTGCCTTTTGATGAACAATGCACCAAGTTGGAAATT GAGGCCGTCAATTTGTCCCTTAGAAACCTGAAGACCTACCCATTTGTCATGGATAGATTGGCCAAGGGAACACTCAAACTCATCGGTGCTCGCTACGACTTTGTTTGTGGCACCTTCCAGACTTGGAATGCCTGA